A stretch of Pomacea canaliculata isolate SZHN2017 linkage group LG6, ASM307304v1, whole genome shotgun sequence DNA encodes these proteins:
- the LOC112566325 gene encoding baculoviral IAP repeat-containing protein 3-like: MEELNLEDCIRTLGILVVLLHLRKKKLEKIKSFLLSPKKPTIDNFIKSYKIDCNETEQSSRINLVKYFISRISRTRVKPESYRNLILSPCSSNDNTDLSCYVKCIEENVENIEEVPISKDLSRFWRLDFRQFSQPRRVYTVFPATVNSLMTSELGRLGTLASLPSSCTAYRIPLAKAGFYYDVNNTSRNPDNQHELVCFSCNVTCSRWDTGESPAEIHRRLSPDCAHVKTLFPNSSGTFSSMSSGIGSSISSSYNSDVASEQSNSSLSPASSTSGSFHANSISSQSTVLAAGYDSSDLTTDCAAIAPSSHLPGTSVTQSSVTTMSNGHGGYLDDRPTMSMDIAVYPQFSTSQSRLATFRSWPPTHFFDPRTLVSLGFFYAGYADCIRCFYCGVGLKSWEPGDDVTEEHIRWRPHCGFTLATRGRRFVENVLARIQSAESSGTEVVDSGPGRQEPSPPERNRLTSQASKSSPSYVSNASKSSPTRASRSPTHATDSTVTSPTQTNSAIVSSSSSSGAAESEAVSQPSVIFEKIREMGFPKDLVDLVLEEIEATGLPDVNMSVLVDRIVEMQQTSESDSRAGRPDIQTDGEDAYISEEVKRIRRLREENARLKARRLCRTCKTSMVGMIFLPCGHVVSCTECGAKTRHCTLCNELIRATANVFLC; the protein is encoded by the exons ATGGAGGAACTAAATTTGGAAGACTGCATTCGGACATTAGGGATTCTAGTAGTATTGCTACACCTTcgaaagaaaaaattagaaaagataaaatcttttcttctgtctcctaAGAAACCGACTATAGacaattttattaaatcttATAAGATTGACTGTAATGAAACGGAACAAAGCAGTCGAATAAAccttgtgaaatattttatttcaagaatCTCCCGAACGCGTGTGAAACCCGAGAGCTACAGAAATcttattctctccccttgtaGCAGTAACGATAACACTGACTTGTCGTGCTATGTAAAATGTATCGAGGAAAACGTAGAAAACATAGAGGAGGTTCCAATAAGCAAAGATTTAAGTCGGTTTTGGAGATTAGATTTTCGTCAGTTCTCTCAGCCAAGGCGTGTATATACGGTCTTTCCGGCAACGGTCAACAGTTTGATGACTTCTGAACTTGGCCGTCTGGGCACTCTCGCTTCACTTCCTTCGTCTTGTACTGCGTACCGCATCCCCCTGGCCAAGGCAGGGTTTTACTATGACGTCAACAACACCAGCAGAAACCCCGACAACCAGCACGAACTGGTCTGTTTCTCGTGCAATGTTACCTGCAGCAGGTGGGATACAGGAGAGAGTCCTGCAGAGATCCACCGACGGTTGTCCCCAGATTGCGCACATGTGAAGACTCTTTTTCCAAATTCTTCTGGAACTTTTTCATCTATGTCATCTGGAATAGGAAGCTCCATTTCATCCTCGTACAATTCTGATGTCGCTTCCGAACAAAGTAACAGCTCGCTGTCTCCTGCCTCTTCAACATCCGGGTCTTTTCACGCAAACAGCATCTCTTCACAGTCTACTGTGCTGGCCGCTGGATACGACAGCAG CGACCTGACTACAGACTGTGCTGCCATTGCACCATCTTCACACCTACCAGGCACATCCGTGACACAATCCAGCGTCACTACAATGTCAAACGGTCATGGCGGTTATCTGGATGACCGGCCAACCATGTCTATGGACATCGCCGTCTACCCGCAGTTCTCGACCAGTCAGTCACGGCTAGCCACGTTCCGTAGCTGGCCGCCAACACACTTCTTTGACCCTCGGACGCTGGTCTCACTGGGATTCTTCTACGCAG GTTATGCCGACTGCATCCGCTGTTTCTACTGTGGTGTTGGCTTGAAATCTTGGGAGCctggtgatgacgtcacagaagAGCACATCCGGTGGCGCCCCCATTGTGGATTTACCTTGGCTACCAGGGGCAGACGATTTGTGGAGAATGTCCTTGCACGAATTCAG AGCGCAGAGTCATCAGGGACCGAAGTCGTTGACTCGGGGCCCGGAAGACAAGAACCTTCCCCTCCTGAGAGAAACCGGCTGACATCTCAAGCCAGCAAGAGTTCCCCTTCTTATGTCAGCAATGCCAGCAAGAGCTCTCCAACTCGTGCCAGCAGATCACCAACTCATGCCACTGACAGCACCGTCACATCACCAACACAAACCAACAGTGCCATCGTTTCGTCTTCGAGTTCGTCTGGTGCTGCAGAAAGTGAGGCAGTCAGTCAACCCTctgtcatttttgaaaaaattcgAGAAATGGGTTTCCCCAAGGACCTCGTGGACCTGGTTTTGGAAGAGATCGAAGCAACAG GTCTTCCAGACGTGAACATGAGTGTCCTGGTGGACAGGATTGTTGAAATGCAGCAGACAAGTGAGTCCGACTCACGCGCTGGGCGTCCTGACATACAGACCGACGGAG AAGATGCGTACATCAGTGAAGAAGTGAAAAGGATTCGTCGGCTGCGGGAGGAGAACGCCCGTCTGAAGGCCAGACGTCTGTGTCGCACGTGCAAAACCTCCATGGTCGGCATGATCTTCCTGCcgtgtggtcacgtggtcagctgTACCGAGTGCGGAGCCAAGACTCGCCACTGTACCCTCTGTAACGAACTTATTCGCGCCACAGCtaatgtgtttctttgttaa